The Punica granatum isolate Tunisia-2019 chromosome 4, ASM765513v2, whole genome shotgun sequence genome has a window encoding:
- the LOC116205777 gene encoding transmembrane 9 superfamily member 1, whose amino-acid sequence MSSALRSLAIPLLLVLLHAISPALASESDHRYQPDDRVNLWVNKVGPYNNPQETYNYYSLPFCHASGNPAHKWGGLGEVLGGNELIDSQIEIKFRKNVDKATICHLELDEAKVKQFKDAIENSYWFEFFMDDLPLWGFVGELHTEKDGDSNKHVLYTHKRITIQYNKDQIIHVNLTQENPKPLEVGRTLDLTYSVKWDSTNISFAHRFDVYLDYPFFEHQIHWFSIFNSFMMVIFLTGLVSMILMRTLRNDYAKYAREDDDLESLERDVSEESGWKLVHGDVFRPPRNLVLLSALVGTGAQLALLILLVILLAIVGMLYVGRGAIVTTFILCYAFTSFISGYVSGGMYSRNGGKSWIKSMILTASLFPFLCFGIGFVLNTIAIFYGSLAAIPFGTMVVVFVIWAFISFPLALLGTVVGRNWSGAPNNPCRVKTIPRPIPEKKWYLTPSVVSMMGGLLPFGSIFIEMYFVFTSFWNYKVYYVYGFMLLVFLILIIVTVCVTIVGTYFLLNAENYHWQWTSFFSAASTAVYVYLYSIYYYHVKTKMSGFFQTSFYFGYTLMFCLGLGILCGAVGFLGSNLFVRRIYRNIKCD is encoded by the exons ATGTCCTCCGCCCTCCGATCCCTCGCCATCCCcctcctcctcgtcctccTTCACGCCATTTCGCCGGCCCTCGCCTCTGAGTCAGATCACCGG taTCAGCCAGATGATCGAGTAAACCTCTGGGTGAATAAGGTTGGGCCCTACAATAATCCTCAAGAGACCTATAACTACTACAGTCTTCCATTTTGCCATGCATCTGGGAATCCTGCTCACAAATGGGGTGGTCTTGGGGAGGTCCTTGGAGGAAATGAGCTTATCGATAGTCAGATTGAGATAAAGTTCCGAA AGAATGTGGATAAAGCTACTATTTGTCACCTCGAGCTTGACGAAGCAAAGGTCAAACAATTCAAGGATGCCATTGAGAACAGTTACTGGTTCGAATTCTTCATGG ATGACCTGCCATTATGGG GTTTTGTTGGTGAACTGCATACTGAAAAGGATGGTGATAGCAACAAGCATGTCCTATACACGCATAAAAGGATTACTATTCAATACAACAAGGATCAG ATTATCCACGTTAATCTGACACAAGAGAACCCAAAACCTTTGGAAGTGGGAAGGACCTTGGACTTGACATACTCCGTTAAATGGGACTCTACTAATATCAGCTTTGCACACCGGTTTGATGTTTATTTGGACTATCCTTTCTTTGAGCATCAG ATTCATtggttttccatttttaacTCATTCATGATGGTTATATTCCTCACCGGTTTGGTGTCAATGATACTGATGAGAACTCTGAGAAATGATTATGCAAAATATGCGAGGGAAGATGATGACCTGGAGAGTCTG GAAAGGGATGTGAGTGAGGAGTCGGGTTGGAAACTTGTCCATGGAGATGTTTTCAGGCCTCCACGTAATCTAGTCCTTCTTTCAGCTCTTGTTGGAACAGGCGCTCAGCTAGCATTGCTCATTCTCCTCGTTATTCTATTGGCTATTGTTGGGATGTTGTATGTTGG GAGAGGAGCAATTGTCACCACTTTTATCCTGTGCTATGCTTTCACTTCATTTATCTCTGGATACGTGAGTGGTGGGATGTACTCAAGAAACGGCG GTAAAAGCTGGATAAAATCTATGATCCTCACAGCGTCTCTGTTCCCATTTTTGTGCTTCGGAATTGGCTTTGTCCTCAACACCATAGCTATATTCTATGGGTCTCTGGCGGCTATTCCATTTGGCACTATGGTGGTGGTTTTTGTCATCTGGGCCTTCATCTCTTTTCCTCTGGCACTTCTGGGTACAGTTGTAGGAAGAAACTGGAGTGGTGCACCGAACAACCCATGTCGTGTCAAGACTATTCCTCGCCCGATTCCCGAGAAGAAATGGTACCTAACTCCATCTGTCGTATCAATGATGGGTGGATTACTGCCATTTGGCAGCATCTTCATCGAGATGTACTTTGTCTTCACATCCTTCTGGAATTACAAG GTTTACTATGTGTATGGCTTCATGCTACTGGTGTTTCTGATTCTCATCATCGTGACTGTGTGTGTGACAATCGTCGGGACGTATTTCCTTCTGAATGCTGAGAATTACCACTGGCAGTGGACATCGTTCTTCTCTGCAGCTTCAACAGCAGTCTACGTGTATTTGTACTCGATTTATTACTACCATGTGAAGACTAAAATGTCGGGATTCTTCCAGACCAGCTTCTACTTTGGTTACACTCTGATGTTCTGTCTCGGTCTAGGAATCCTGTGTG GAGCTGTCGGTTTTCTGGGTTCCAACTTGTTCGTTCGCAGGATCTACAGAAACATCAAGTGCGATTAG
- the LOC116202968 gene encoding transmembrane 9 superfamily member 1-like translates to MSSAVRSLAAPLLLLLVLVNVVFPALASESDHRYQADDRVTLWVNKVGPYNNPQETYNYYSLPFCSPSGTAGHKWGGLGEVLGGNELIDSLIEIKFRKNVDKATICHLELDEAKVRHFKDAIENSYWFEFFMDDLPLWGFVGDLHPEKDSDSNKLVLYTHKRITIQYNKDQIIHVNLTQENPKPLEVGRTLDLTYSVKWDYTNISFAHRFDVYLDYPFFEHQIHWFSVFNSFMMVIFLTGLVSMILMRTLRNDYAKYAREDDDLESLERDVSEESGWKLVHGDVFRPPRYLALLSAVVGTGAQLALLVLLVILLAIVGTLYVGRGTIVTTFILCYAFTSFISGYVSSGMYSRNGGKSWIKSMILTASLFPFMCFGIGFALNTVAIFYGSLAAIPFGTMVVVFVIWAFISFPLALLGTVVGRNWSGAPNNPCRVKTIPRPIPEKKWYLTPSVVSMMGGLLPFGSIFIEMYFVFTSFWNYKVYYVYGFMLLVFLILIIVTVCVTIVGAYFLLNAENYHWQWTSFFSAASTAVYVYLYSIYYYYVKTKMTGFFQTSFYFGYTLMFCLGLGVLCGAVGFLGSNLFVRRIYRNIKCD, encoded by the exons ATGTCCTCCGCCGTCCGATCCCTTGCTgcccccctcctcctcctcctggtTCTCGTCAACGTCGTGTTTCCTGCTCTCGCCTCCGAGTCAGATCACCGG TATCAAGCGGATGATCGAGTGACCCTATGGGTGAATAAGGTTGGCCCGTACAATAATCCTCAAGAAACTTATAATTATTACAGCCTTCCATTCTGCAGTCCATCTGGGACTGCTGGTCACAAATGGGGTGGTCTTGGGGAGGTCCTTGGAGGAAATGAGCTTATTGATAGTCTGATTGAGATAAAGTTCCGAA AGAATGTGGATAAAGCTACTATTTGCCACCTTGAGCTTGATGAAGCAAAGGTCCGACATTTCAAGGATGCGATTGAGAATAGTTACTGGTTCGAATTCTTCATGG ATGACCTGCCATTGTGGG GTTTTGTGGGTGACTTACATCCTGAAAAGGACAGTGATAGCAACAAGCTTGTCCTATACACGCACAAAAGGATTACCATTCAATACAACAAGGATCAG ATTATCCATGTTAACCTCACACAAGAGAACCCTAAACCTTTGGAAGTGGGAAGGACCTTGGACTTGACATACTCCGTTAAATGGGATTACACTAATATCAGCTTTGCACACCGGTTTGATGTTTATTTGGACTATCCTTTCTTTGAGCATCAG ATTCATTGGTTTTCCGTCTTTAACTCATTCATGATGGTTATATTCCTCACTGGTTTGGTGTCGATGATATTGATGAGAACCCTGAGGAACGATTATGCAAAATATGCAAGGGAAGACGATGACCTGGAGAGTCTG GAAAGAGATGTGAGTGAGGAGTCAGGTTGGAAACTTGTCCATGGAGATGTTTTCAGGCCTCCTCGTTATTTAGCCCTTCTTTCTGCTGTTGTTGGAACAGGCGCTCAGCTGGCATTGCTTGTCCTCCTCGTTATTCTATTGGCAATTGTTGGGACGTTGTATGTTGG GAGAGGAACAATTGTCACAACCTTTATCTTGTGTTATGCCTTCACCTCGTTTATCTCTGGATATGTGAGCAGTGGGATGTACTCAAGGAATGGCG GTAAAAGCTGGATAAAATCTATGATCCTCACAGCGTCACTGTTCCCGTTCATGTGTTTTGGAATTGGCTTTGCCCTGAACACTGTGGCTATATTCTATGGGTCTCTGGCGGCTATTCCATTCGGCACTATGGTGGTGGTTTTTGTCATCTGGGCATTCATCTCTTTTCCTCTGGCACTTCTGGGTACAGTTGTGGGAAGAAATTGGAGCGGTGCACCGAACAACCCATGTCGTGTTAAGACTATTCCTCGCCCGATTCCTGAGAAGAAATGGTACCTAACTCCATCTGTTGTATCAATGATGGGTGGATTGCTGCCATTTGGCAGCATCTTCATTGAGATGTATTTTGTCTTCACATCCTTCTGGAATTACAAG GTCTACTATGTTTATGGCTTTATGCTGCTGGTCTTTCTGATTCTCATCATCGTGACTGTGTGCGTCACAATCGTTGGCGCATATTTCCTGCTAAATGCCGAGAACTACCACTGGCAATGGACATCATTCTTCTCTGCGGCTTCGACAGCAGTCTATGTGTACTTGTACTCGATCTATTACTATTATGTGAAGACCAAAATGACGGGATTCTTCCAGACCAGCTTCTATTTCGGTTACACTCTGATGTTCTGTCTCGGCCTAGGAGTCCTCTGCG GAGCTGTCGGCTTCCTGGGTTC